The Candidatus Eremiobacterota bacterium DNA window CTAGCTTTCGCTTTGGGTTTCGTTTTCGAGGGTGCTGCGCTGGCGCGAGGCGGCGTCCTTGCCTTCCGCGATCGCTCCGTCGATCCGAGCTTTGGCCTCCGCAACGATCGTTCGCCCGCGGGCGAGGAGGTCGCCGGCGTCTCCGGCGGTGTCGCGCGCGCGTTCGCCCGCCTCGCGCGCTTTGGCGCGCAGCAGGTCGCGGGTT harbors:
- a CDS encoding YtxH domain-containing protein yields the protein MADEREGGGGVSGFVAGLILGALAGATLAVVLAPQTGEETRDLLRAKAREAGERARDTAGDAGDLLARGRTIVAEAKARIDGAIAEGKDAASRQRSTLENETQSES